Within Longimicrobium sp., the genomic segment ACCTTGAGGCGGTTGCGCACGATCCCGGCGTCGGCCAGCAGGCGCGCGCGCTCGGCATCGCCGTACGCCGCCACGCGCTCCACCCGGAACCCGTCGTAGGCGCGGCGGAAGGCGTCGCGCTTCCTGAGGATGGTGAGCCACGACAGACCCGCCTGGTTGATCTCCAGCACCAGGCGCTCGAAAAGCTCGTCGTCGCCGCGGAGCGGAAAGCCGTACTCCTCGTCGTGATAGGGCCCGTGGAAGGGGTGCCCCTCCGCCGCCTCGCAGTACGTCGTCATCGCGCCGCGCGGCTGGGGCGCGTGATGTAGAAGATCATCGCCGCCACGGCCAGCACCCCGAGCACCCAGGCCCACTCCGTGCGCGTCACCGAGAAGAGCATGAACGCGATCACCGCGAGCGCCAGCCAGGGGATGACCGGCGCGGCAGGCACGCGAAAGGGCATCGCGCCGTCGGTGGTCACGCCGCGGCGGCGGAGCTCCCACGCGGCCACGCAGCACGCCGCGTAGAGCAGCAGCGTGCTGAGGTTGGCCAGCACGGCGAGCAGGATGAACTTGCTGGAAATCGCAAGGGCGCAGGTGATGACCGCCTGCACCATGATGGCGACGTGCGGCGTGTGGAAGCGGGGATGCACCGAGGCCAGCGCGCGCGGCAGGAATCCGTCGCGCGCCATGGCGAAGGGGCCGCGGGGAACGGCCAGGATCATCCCGCTCACGTAGCCAAAGGTGGAGACGGCGGTCCCCACCAGGATCAGCGTGCGCCCGCCGGAGCCCATCGCCTTGCCGGCCGCATCGGCGAGGGGGGTGGCGCTCCGCGCGAGCACGTCGGTGCCGAGCACCCCCTGCGCGACGGCGTGCAGCGCCAGGTACAGCACCGTGATCCCCAGCATCGCCATGAGGATGGCGCGCGGCACGGTGCGCGCCGGGTTGCGGACCTCGCCGCTCGGCACCAGCGCGCTCTCCACCCCCGCGAAGGCGAAGATCAGCACGATGCAGGCGCGGGCCAGGCTCCCCGTCTCGGGCGCCGTGGAGGCCAGGTTCTGTGGGCTCACGGCCAGCGCCCCGGCCCCCACCAGCAGCAGCAGCGGCAGGAGCTTGGCGACGGTGGCGACGTCGTTGAGCCGCGCCCCCTGCTTCACCCCGCCGACGTTGACCCCGGCCAGCAGCGCGTACACCACCACGAGTACGCCGGCCTTGGCCACGCGCCCGCTCAGCGCCGGCACGAGCGCCGCCACCGAGTCGGCCAGAACGGTGGAGACGGCCGCGAGCGCAAAGGTCCCCACCGCCCACAGCAGCACCCCCGAGAGGAAGCCCACGAACGGCCCGAACGCCGTCTCCACGTAGGCATAGGGCCCGCCGGTGAGCGCCACCCGGCTCCCCGCATCGGCGAAGCAGAGGACGATCAGCCCCATGGCGAGCGCGCACACCGCGTACGCCCAGAGCGCGGAGGGCCCCAGCAGCTTCGACATCTCGCCGGGGAGACGAAAGATGCCACCCCCCACCGTCACGTTGACGATGCTGGCGGCCAGCGCCCACGTCCCCAGGGCACGTACGAGGCGGGACTCGGTGGATGCTACGTTGGCTTCGGTCACGGAGATGCGCGGCGGGCGGGAAGGCTCGATCGGAGGGACCCGCGGACGATACCGCCGCACGCAACCCGCGGCAAGGACGGAAACTGATAGTGCGTGAGTGCGTGAGTGCGTGAGTGCGCTGGGCGTAGTGCCTAGTGCCTGGTGCCTAGTGCCTAGTCAACCTTCCTCCCCCCCATCCTGTCATCCCTGAGGGAGCCGCCCCGCAGAAGCCCGAGTCGCGCGCGGACCTTTCTGCGGCGACCGAAGGATCTAGCCGGCGAGGCGCGAGGACTGTGGGCGACCCCGAGCCCCGCGTAACGCGCAGTAGATCCTTCGCTCCGCGCCACGGTCCGGTGCACGGGGAGCGACGGAGCCGCGCGTCGCTCAGGATGACAGAGTGGGGTGAGCACGAATGCACGCCATCGCCCCTCCCCCAGGTTTTATCGGGGGAGGGGCGATGGAGGGGGCCCGCACTAACGCACTAACGCACTAACGCACTAACGCACCGCCGTCACGGCTTCGACTTCCAGCGCGTGTTGCTCGGCGGGCTGCTCGTGTTGCAGGCGGCCATCACCAGCTTGGTCTCGTTGGTGCCGGTCTGCGCGGAGACGCAGTTGCCGCTGCCACCCATCCACTGGCCGGTGCTGAGGAGATACCAGTGCTGGCTGTCGCCCGGGCCGCTGAGCGGGCGGCACGGCCAGATCTTCACCTGCGACCCGATCGACCCGCTGCTCGGGTAGTAGTCCATGCAGTACTGGTAGCCGCTGGAGTCCGTCTGCCCCTTCTGCACGATGACGTGCCCGTCGCTCGTGAGGGCGAAGTACTGGTTCACCGACGACTGGCAGTTGTAGATCTGGAGGTTGTTGCCGCCCGTGAGGTAGCCGCGGTAGTTGTCCATGCACTTGCCCGTCCAGGCAAGGCTCTCGTACCCGTAGTACGTCTGGGCGCTGGCGCCGCCCGGGAGTGCCGCGAGCGCCACGAGCGCCGCGGCGAGGGCGAAGACGGTTCTGGTGCGGGTGAGGTGCATCCTGTTCCTCCGGGGTAAGGTGATGGGATCCACGCGGCCTCTCGGGCGCCGCGTGTGCCCAGTATAACGCGCCCGGCGTGACTTGGCCGTGATTTCTGTGCGTAACGCTCCTTTTCAGGCGTCGCGCTCAGGCGGACCGGAGATGATGCGAAAAGCAGGTGCGGCCGGTTCGTGTCTATCGCTGCAAGGTGGCCTCACACATAGGATTATGCGACTTTTTCTCCGCGCAGGTCCATCGGTTCGGCAGGTGTGGATCAGGAGGGGAGGTGCACCGTCACGGGCGCGGCGGAGCTGGTCAGGGTGCCGTTGCCGAGCTGCCCCCGCTCGCCGCCGCCCCAGCACAGCACGCTTCGCTCGCGGGTGAGGCCGCAGGTGTGCGTGCTCCCCAGCTCCAGCGCGGCGAAGCGGTGCGTGGCGACGCGCGTGCCCACCGGATCGCAGGTGATGGGCGATGCGGTTGAGAAGCAGGGCGTGGCGGCCGGAGGCGTTCCGCCGAGCCGCCCGCCCGACGTGCTCCCCCAGCAGAGCGCCGCATCGTCGCTGCCGGTGACGCAGGCGTGCACCGCGAAGGTGTTCTCCGAGTTGAGTGCCAGCACGCGGAGCGGCGCCCCTCCGAACGCCGGCCGTGGGTCGCGCCCGCCGATGAAGTCGCCGGTGCCGAACGACCCGGACGTGTTGTCGCCCCAGCACGATACGCGCGTGTCCGCCGTCCTTCCGCAGGCGAAGGTGGTCCCCGTCATCAGCTCCACGTACGCCAGCTCGCCCCCGGCGCGCGCGGGGAGCGGCTGCACGGGCGCGGCATCGGTGGTGAGGACGTTCTGCCAGTTCAGCCCCCAGCAGTACGCCTTCCCCGCGCCATCCAGCCCGCAACTGTGGATGGTGGCCGCGACGATCGAGGTGAGCCGCGCCGCCCCCCCCACCGGCTCCGGCGCCGGGTGCGCGTCCGTGTCCGCCCGGCCGATGCCGAGCTGGCCCTGCACGTTCCTCCCCCAGCAGTACGCCACGCCGTCCACCGCCATCCCGCAGAGATGCGAGTAGCCCACGCTCACCGAGCGCCACGTCATCGCCGGCGCGACGGCCACCGGCGAGCTCACGAACGGCTCGGAAACGCCGAACGCCTGCGCCGGGTTGCGTCCCCAGCAGAAGAGCTTCCCCGCCCCGTTCAGCGCGCACGTCGTCTCGCCCCCCGCGCTGATGGCCGCGAACCGCTCCCCGCTGGCCACGCGCGCCGGCTCGGGGACACTGGCGGGCGCGGCCCCGCCGCCGATCTGGCCGAAGTCGTTGCTTCCCCAGCAGTACACCTCGCCCGACCGCAGCAGCGCGCAGGTGTGCCCGCCCCCCGCCGCCAGCGCGACCGGCGAAGTGGAGGGGGCGCCCAGCGTGGAATCGGTGGTGCACCCGGCCAGGAGCGCGCACGCCAGGAGCGCGGCCGGAAGGGAGTCGCGGATGAGCATCTGCATCGTTTGAAGTCGAGGGGGATCGGTCCGCGGAAGCAAACGTCTCATTCCCATCGCTTTGCACAAAATGTCGTGACCCTGCACGCGAGCCATGCCGCCACCACCCGCGGCTCCGATTGCGCGGAGCGGGCGTGGCGGAGTATCGTCCCGCTCCCCCAGCCCGCGAGAAGCGTCGATGGCCGAGCGGCACGACCCGTACGTATCCCTGCGCAACCCCAACTTCCTCTGGTACGTCGCGAGCCTGGTGGCGCTCACGCTGGGCACGCAGATCCAGGCGACGGTGGTGGCGTGGCAGGTGTACGAGATCACCCGCGACCCGCTCTCGCTGGGGCTGGTGGGGCTGGCGGAGGCGATCCCCTTCATCGGCGCGGCGCTGTACGCGGGCCATGTGGCGGACCTGCACGACCGCAAGCGCCTCTGCCTGGCCGCCCTCCTGGTGCAGACGGCGTGCGGCGGCGCCCTGCTCGCGCTGGCCATGCGGCCGCAGGTCCTGGCCGGTGGCACCTGGCCGATCTTCGCCGTGGTCTTCGCCAGCGGCGTGGCGCGCTCCTTTCTGCAGCCCGCCCGCACGGCGCTGGGGGCGGAGATCGTGCCGCGCGAGACGTACGCCAACGCGGTGGCGTGGCGCTCGTCGCTATGGCAGTTCGGGGCGGTGATGGGGCCCGCGCTGGGCGGAGTGCTGTACGGCTTCGCCAGCGCCCGCGCCGCCTACGCGGCGGAGGCCGCGCTCTGCGCGCTCGCGCTCCTCCTCTTCGCGCGCATCGCGTACACGCGCCGCCCCGCCGCCGCGCGCGAGGGCACCATCGGCGAGAACCTCACCATCGGCATCCGCTTCCTGCTGAAGCAGCCGCAGCTGCTGGGCGCGCAGGTGCTGGACCTCTTCTCCGTGCTCTTTGGCGGCGCCCCGGCGCTCCTCCCCATCTTCGCGGCGGAGATCCTGCGGGTGGGGCCGCAGGGGCTGGGCGTCCTTCGCGCCGCCCCCGCCGCCGGCGCCGTGGCGATGTCGCTCGTCCTGGCGCACCGCAAGCTGCGCCGCGCCGGCCCCACGCTCCTGCTGTGCGTGGCCGGGTTCGGGGTGTGCTGGATCCTCTTCGCCCTGTCGCACTCCTTCTGGCTCTCGCTCGCCCTGCTGGCGCTGAGCGGGATGCTGGACAACGTCAGCGTCGTGATCCGCTCCACCCTTCTGACGCTGCGCACCCCCGAGCACCTGCTGGGCCGCGTCTCCGCCGTGAACCAGATCTTCATCGGCTCCTCCAACGAGATCGGCTCCTTCGAGTCCGGCGTGGCCGCGCGGCTGCTGGGCGCCGTCAACTCCGTGCTCCTGGGCGGGCTGGTGACGCTCGGCGTGGTGGGCGTCACCGCGATCAAGGTGCCGGCGCTGCGGGAGCTGGACGAGCTGGAGTGAGGCGGGGGCCCTCACCCCCGCTCGTTACACTCGCTGCCCCCTCTCCCGATAACAGGAGAGGGCTGCGCCCTCCTGTCATCGAGAGAGGGGGCGTGAAGACGCGTTCCTCCGACGGGTTGGGGCTGGCGGGCGGGTACGAGCCGGCTTCAGCCGCCTTCCCGTAGTTCCAGCCGGGGGCTTCAGCCCCCGGCGACCCGGCGACCCGGCGATCCGCCTCGGCGTTCGCGCCCCCGCCGTTCGTGCCCCCAGCGATGGTGTCCCGGCGTTCATGCCCCAGTTGATGCCCGCCACCTCACCCCAGCACCCCCGCCCTCGCCAGCAGCGCCACCAGCAGCGGAGCGAGAATCGCCGTCGCCACCCCCATCAGCCCGATGGCGAGCCCGCCCCCGGCCGCCTCCGCCGTCCCCTCCTCCGCCGCGCGCGCGGTGCCGATGCCGTGCGCCGCGGCCCCCATCGCCAGCCCGAACGCGGTGCGGCTCCTCACACCGGCCGCCCGCAGCACCGCCGGCCCCAGCGCCGCGCCCAGCACCCCCGTCCCGATCACCAGCGCCGCGCTCAGCGACGGAATCCCGCCGATCCGCTCCGCGATGCCGATGGCGATGGGTGTCGTCACGGAGCGCGGCGCCAGCGACCTCACCACCTCCGCCGACGCGCCGAGCCACGCCGCCACGCACACCCCCGACACGATCCCCACCACGCTCCCGGCGACGATCGAGGTCAGAATCGCCCTCCCCCGCCGCGCGATCTCCTCGCCCTGCAGGAAGAGCGGCACGCCGAGCGCGACCACCGCCGGCCCCAGGAAGAAGCTGAGAATCCGCCCCCCGCGGTCGTACTGCGCGTGCTCGATCCCCAGCCCCCGCAGCGCGCAGATCAGCACCACCACCGACACGAGCACCGGGTTGAAGAACGGCATCCGCCAGCGCCGGTAGAGCCACGAGGCGGCCGCGTACACCGCCACCGTCGCGGCGATGGAGAGCACCTCAGCCACGCCGCTCCATCCGCTGCATGAGGCCCCCCACCGTCAGCAGCACGAACATCGTACTCCCCACCGCCGCCGCTATGATCGGAAGCCACTCGCGGCCGATCAGATCGAAGTACAGCATCAACCCCACCCCCGGCGGCACGAACAGGAGCCCCATGTAGCGCACGAGGAGCTCCGCCGCGCCTCGCACCCACACCAGTGGAATCCACCCCATCCTCAGCGCCCCCGCCAGGAGCAGCATCCCCGCAACGCTCCCAGGCATCGGCAGCCGCGCCACCGACACCAGCGCCTCCCCCGCCGCCCAGAACCCGAGCAGCACCGCGACTCCCACGACCGCCTTCACCCATCCCATGAAGATCCCCTCGCGATGGAGTCCCTCCCCGAAATCCAGAAGTTACATCCCCCGCAACCCTCCTCACCATCCCGGCATCCAACCCGAAGCCACGCGGTGCACCCTCTCTCTCTGCGTCTCCGCGCCTCCGCGTGAGCCAAGCAGTTGCAGTTCCCTCCGCGAATCCGCGCCTCCGCGTGAGACTCCCCGTAATCGCATCTACGGAAAAAGCCGTTGACAATCACCCGCTGCCAGATTAGCCTACGGAAGAACCCGTAGACAAGACCATGACCGAGATCATCTTCACACCCCGCGAGCTGGACGTGATGAGCATCCTCTGGCGGAGCGGCTCCGGCACCGTCAACGAGGTGCGCGAGGCGCTCGGCGAGGAGCTCGCCTACACGTCCGTGCTCTCCGTGCTGCAGACGCTGGAAGAAAAGGGGTACGTGCGCCACGAGCCCGAGGGCCGCGCCTACCGCTACCACCCCACGGTCGCGCCGGACCGCGCGGGCCGCAGCGCCATCAGCCGCATCCGCGAAGCCGTATTCCAGGGCTCCGCGGAGCTGATGTTCGCCCAGCTCGTCTCCGACCGCGGCCTCAAGCGCGAGGAGCTGGAGCGCATGCGCCGCCTACTCGCAGAGCGGATGGAGGAAGAGCCATGATCGTGTCGTGGATGCTGTACTCGCTGCTGGTGAGCGCGCTGGTGGCCGCTGCAGCATGGGTGCTGGAGGAAGTCTGCCGCCTGCTGGGCCGCCCCGTGCGCTGGGTGTGGATCGGCGCGATGGGAGCCACCCTCGCCCTCGTCGCGCTGGCCCCGCTCCGCACCACCGCACCCACCAGGCTCTCCTTCGACGCAGCCGTCGTCCGCCGCACCGCCCCCATCGCGGCGGACGACGCGGATGCCGGCCTATTCGCCGCCCTGGCGCACGCCGCCACCGCCGTCCGCGACCTGGCCGGCGACACCCTGCGCGACGCCGCCACCCTCGGCGCCCGCATCCCGGGTGAGGCGCTGGCGGCCGGCTGGCTCGTCCTCACCGCCGCGCTCCTGGCGATCGCCGCGGCCACCCTCCACCGCGCCCGCCGCGAGCGCCGCCGCTGGCCGCTGCACGACGTCGCCGGCACGCCTGTGCGCGTGGCGCCGCGCGTCGGACCGGCGGTGCTCGGCGTGCGCACGCCGGAAGTCGTCGTCCCTCGCTGGCTCCTGGAATCCAGCCCCGAAGAGCAGCGGCTGGTCGTGCTGCACGAGCGCGAGCACATCCGCGCCCGCGACCCGCTCCTGCTGGCGGCGGGGTGCCTGGCCGCGGCGCTGGTCCCCTGGAACCCGGCCGCCTGGTGGATGCTCCGCCGGCTGCGGACGGCCGTGGAGCTGGACTGCGACACCCGCGTGCTGCGCCACGGCGTGCGCCCCGCCGCGTACGGAACGCTGCTGATCGACATGGCCGGGCGTGGACCCGGCCTCACCCTGGGCGCACCGGCGCTGGCCGGCACGCCCTCATCCCTGGAACGGAGAATACGAGCCATGAACGTACGGATTCCGCGCTTCGCCCCGGCGCGCGCCGGGCTGCTGGGCGTGCTGGCGACGGGCGCCCTCGTCGCCGCCTGCGAGACCGCGCTCCCCACCACCTCCGAAGTCGACCGCATGGACGTCCGCGCCGCCGAGACGCAGGCGACCCGCTTCCGCGTGTTCGATGGCGAGGCGAAGATGGTCTACATCGTCGACGGCAAGCAGGTCACCGCTGAGGAAGCGCATGCGCTCACCTCTGGACGCATCGCCCAGATCTCGGTCCATCGCAAGGACGACGGCACCGGCACCTTCACCATCACCACCGGCGCGCGCACGTTCGAAGGGACCGGTCACGCCCGGGACTTCACCATCCTCCGCAGGGAAGCCGCCGGCGGCACCCAGATCCGCATCCGCGGCGACAGTGCCCACGCCGAGTCGTTCGGCCCGGTCCGCATCCGCAGCGGCGAGACCTTCGAGGGCCTGATGGTCGTCGACGGACGCATCGCCGACCCGAGCGCCATGCGCACCATCGCGCCGGAACGCATCGACAACATCGAAGTCATCAAGGGCCCCGCCGCCGCCAGCCTCTACCCCAACGACCCCCGCGCCGCCCACGGCGTCATCCGCATCACCACCAAGGCCGCCGCACAGCGCTGAGGCAAGCGCACACCGCAGGGCAGAGGCTCCACGGGCGAGGACGGCCCGTGGAGTCTTGTTTTTCAAACAGAGGAGTCACAGGCCGAAGTCGAACGCTTTGCCGACGAAGATACTGAGCCGCCCTCTATCGGTCTTGCTGTTCCAACTCGGATTTATCCCGGCGATCAGCGCCCCATCAGAGTTCGCGACGACGTAGATAGGAAGCTCAATGCCTATCTCACCGCCGTTGACACCGTAGCTCAGGTGTGGGTTGACAGCAAGGCGTCGCGTGAGGAAACTGCGTACCTGCGCGTCGAGCACCGCTTCGCGCTCCCGTGCGGGTGCGCCGATGGGACGATTTCGGCACCGCAATGCACCGCCGGTGCCAACGGGCGTACAGATATCCGCCGCCGCACCCACGGCGAAAGACTGTTGCCAGCGTGCACCCGCGCTCACCAGGTTAACCCCGCCCGCAGCATTGACAAGGGTGCCGAACTTCCCCTCAACCGACCAAGGCATCGTCTCTTCCGACTCGGGCTCAAAGTCGTCGGCGCGGAGGTAGTTGACAGTCTCTCGTCCCACTTCGGACGCGATGCTCCAAAGAAACCGAAATGCCCCGCCCGCGACGACATCATGCTCGGCGAGCATTGATTCGGAGAGTTTAGCCGGATTCAGAATGGACCCAGGCACCTCCCCGCACTGGAAGGTATCGGGAAGGCGGCGATGGCGGCGCGCCTCCAAGCACCAGGCCTGGAGATCCGCGGATCTCCCGACGGGATCACGCACCCATCCGTTCAACGCCAATGATGCCGTGGTAGCGCCACCCAATCC encodes:
- a CDS encoding DNA-3-methyladenine glycosylase I; translation: MTTYCEAAEGHPFHGPYHDEEYGFPLRGDDELFERLVLEINQAGLSWLTILRKRDAFRRAYDGFRVERVAAYGDAERARLLADAGIVRNRLKVDAAIDNARTILRLRDSHGSFAGWLDAHHPLAKEEWVKLFRKTFRFTGGEIVGEFLMSTGYLPGAHHPGCPVFARVAALRPPWMTSTPVPL
- a CDS encoding APC family permease, translated to MTEANVASTESRLVRALGTWALAASIVNVTVGGGIFRLPGEMSKLLGPSALWAYAVCALAMGLIVLCFADAGSRVALTGGPYAYVETAFGPFVGFLSGVLLWAVGTFALAAVSTVLADSVAALVPALSGRVAKAGVLVVVYALLAGVNVGGVKQGARLNDVATVAKLLPLLLLVGAGALAVSPQNLASTAPETGSLARACIVLIFAFAGVESALVPSGEVRNPARTVPRAILMAMLGITVLYLALHAVAQGVLGTDVLARSATPLADAAGKAMGSGGRTLILVGTAVSTFGYVSGMILAVPRGPFAMARDGFLPRALASVHPRFHTPHVAIMVQAVITCALAISSKFILLAVLANLSTLLLYAACCVAAWELRRRGVTTDGAMPFRVPAAPVIPWLALAVIAFMLFSVTRTEWAWVLGVLAVAAMIFYITRPSRAAR
- a CDS encoding ricin-type beta-trefoil lectin domain protein, encoding MHLTRTRTVFALAAALVALAALPGGASAQTYYGYESLAWTGKCMDNYRGYLTGGNNLQIYNCQSSVNQYFALTSDGHVIVQKGQTDSSGYQYCMDYYPSSGSIGSQVKIWPCRPLSGPGDSQHWYLLSTGQWMGGSGNCVSAQTGTNETKLVMAACNTSSPPSNTRWKSKP
- a CDS encoding MFS transporter → MAERHDPYVSLRNPNFLWYVASLVALTLGTQIQATVVAWQVYEITRDPLSLGLVGLAEAIPFIGAALYAGHVADLHDRKRLCLAALLVQTACGGALLALAMRPQVLAGGTWPIFAVVFASGVARSFLQPARTALGAEIVPRETYANAVAWRSSLWQFGAVMGPALGGVLYGFASARAAYAAEAALCALALLLFARIAYTRRPAAAREGTIGENLTIGIRFLLKQPQLLGAQVLDLFSVLFGGAPALLPIFAAEILRVGPQGLGVLRAAPAAGAVAMSLVLAHRKLRRAGPTLLLCVAGFGVCWILFALSHSFWLSLALLALSGMLDNVSVVIRSTLLTLRTPEHLLGRVSAVNQIFIGSSNEIGSFESGVAARLLGAVNSVLLGGLVTLGVVGVTAIKVPALRELDELE
- a CDS encoding LrgB family protein; translated protein: MAEVLSIAATVAVYAAASWLYRRWRMPFFNPVLVSVVVLICALRGLGIEHAQYDRGGRILSFFLGPAVVALGVPLFLQGEEIARRGRAILTSIVAGSVVGIVSGVCVAAWLGASAEVVRSLAPRSVTTPIAIGIAERIGGIPSLSAALVIGTGVLGAALGPAVLRAAGVRSRTAFGLAMGAAAHGIGTARAAEEGTAEAAGGGLAIGLMGVATAILAPLLVALLARAGVLG
- a CDS encoding CidA/LrgA family protein, with protein sequence MGWVKAVVGVAVLLGFWAAGEALVSVARLPMPGSVAGMLLLAGALRMGWIPLVWVRGAAELLVRYMGLLFVPPGVGLMLYFDLIGREWLPIIAAAVGSTMFVLLTVGGLMQRMERRG
- a CDS encoding BlaI/MecI/CopY family transcriptional regulator codes for the protein MTEIIFTPRELDVMSILWRSGSGTVNEVREALGEELAYTSVLSVLQTLEEKGYVRHEPEGRAYRYHPTVAPDRAGRSAISRIREAVFQGSAELMFAQLVSDRGLKREELERMRRLLAERMEEEP
- a CDS encoding M56 family metallopeptidase; this encodes MIVSWMLYSLLVSALVAAAAWVLEEVCRLLGRPVRWVWIGAMGATLALVALAPLRTTAPTRLSFDAAVVRRTAPIAADDADAGLFAALAHAATAVRDLAGDTLRDAATLGARIPGEALAAGWLVLTAALLAIAAATLHRARRERRRWPLHDVAGTPVRVAPRVGPAVLGVRTPEVVVPRWLLESSPEEQRLVVLHEREHIRARDPLLLAAGCLAAALVPWNPAAWWMLRRLRTAVELDCDTRVLRHGVRPAAYGTLLIDMAGRGPGLTLGAPALAGTPSSLERRIRAMNVRIPRFAPARAGLLGVLATGALVAACETALPTTSEVDRMDVRAAETQATRFRVFDGEAKMVYIVDGKQVTAEEAHALTSGRIAQISVHRKDDGTGTFTITTGARTFEGTGHARDFTILRREAAGGTQIRIRGDSAHAESFGPVRIRSGETFEGLMVVDGRIADPSAMRTIAPERIDNIEVIKGPAAASLYPNDPRAAHGVIRITTKAAAQR